Below is a window of Jatrophihabitans sp. DNA.
AAGACGCTGGTCTCCACCGTCCAGTCATTGCGAGTCCGGTCCCGCCTGTACGGCATGGCTCGCCTGGCCGACTCCGGACAGCTGCTGCCCACCTCGCGCGAGCACACCGAGTTGCTCGACCTGATCAGGGACGGCGACGCCGAAGGCGCCGCGCAGCTCATGCGGCGCCACATCGGACACGTCCGCGGGTCCTGGGCGACCGGCGCCGCGGAGGAGGAGACCATGCCTCACGTGGAAAAGCCTCACCGATGACTGTGCGACTGCGGCCGATGCCACAACGGGCGATCGCCGGTCGTCAGGTCAGCGCCATCGGCCTCGGGTGCATGCCGATGAGCTGGTTCTACGACCGCGGCGCGCACAACGACGACGAGGCCGTCGCGGCGATCGTGGCAGCCCTGGACCACCAGGTCACCCTCTTCGACACCGCCGACATCTACGGGCCGTTCACCAACGAGACGCTGCTCGGGCGGGCCCTGGGCCGACGGCGCGAGGAGGCCTTTATCGCCACCAAGGCCGGCCTTGTCGTCGACGGCGCCTCGCAGTACCGCCGCGACGGCTCGCCTGCGCACATCCGCGCCGCCTGCGAGGCCTCGCTGCGGCGGCTGCGAACCGACCGCATCGACCTGTACCAGCTGCACCGCGTCGATCCCGGCGTCCCCGTCGAGGACAGCGTGGGCGCGATGGCCGAACTCGTCCAGGCCGGCAAGGTGCGCGCGATCGGGCTGTCGGAGGTGAGCGTGGACGAGCTCGACCGCGCCGCGCGGATCGCGCCGATAGCCGCGGTGCAATCGGAGTTCAGCCTCTGGACCCGGAATCCGGTTCGCGACGGCGTGCTGAGCTGGTGTCAGGAGCACGACGCCGCCCTGCTGGCCTACTCACCGCTCGGGCGCGGCTACCTCACCGGCGCGATCCGCTCGGCGGCCGACCTGCCTGCCGATGACTGGCGCCGGGACAACCCGCGGTTCCAGCCGGAGGCGCTACGCGCGAACGAGAGCATGCTGGCGGCCGTGCTCGAGGTCGCCGATCGGCTCGGCGCGACAGCGGCCCAGGTCGCCCTGCGCTGGCTGCTCGGCCAGAGCCACTGCGTCATCCCGATCCCCGGCACCAGGCGACCGGCACGGGTCATCGAGAACGCCCGCGCCGCGGTGGTCGATCTGAGCGAGGAGGACGCGGCCTTGCTCGACCAGCTGCCCGAGCCGCTGGACCCCCGTTACTGATCGCTTATGCGGTAGTGATCCCGCGCTCTGCCCAAAGGCTTAGGCAGTTGTGAACTGGTAGAGGTCGTAGGCGACCATCGCCAGTTCGCCGCCTTGGAAGGCGAGGGCGGAGCCCAACGGGGCAGTGACCCTCTGGTAACCGATGGGTTGCAACGAGCTTTGCGTGACCGTTCCCATCCACAGCGCGCCTTCTTCGGTGGATGCGAACCAACAGCGTCCGCCCGAGTAGGTGCCCCATACGATGTCGAAGTTGAAAGTCTGGGAACGGCTCGTGTCGATGAGCAGGTTGGCTTTGTCCAGGAGCGTGATGCTCCAATCAGCGTTGATCGAGTAATACCACGTGTTGTAATCGCTGGGGCCAACCGAGCAATTGCTGACGAGCAGCCGGTCATCCACCACAGAGAGGGCGTTGATCCCACGCTGGGCCTGCGGGTTGAAGAGGGTCTGCGAGAGAATGCGGCCCGTGGACGCGCGCATCATCGTCACGTATCCGTCCTCAGAACCAGCGGCGACAATGCCCTTGGCGGCGTCTGCGACGACGACGTCTTCGACCGTGTGATCATTCCAAGGATTGACCGGATTGGGATTTGTGACATCGACGCTTCGCTCGAACGTCAGCGTGCCGCTGACCGGGTCATAGCGCCAGATCGACAGATGGCCACTGGCATGGCCGACGACAAGCCGGCCCAGACGGCTTTCGGCCACCCACGCCCCCGAACTCGCCGAACCGAGCGCCGGGTCGTAGTTGTAGGTCCCGCGGAGAGTCAGGTTCGCCCAATCCCCGTCCCCCGCTCGCCACAGTGCGAGGGAAGAGCTGTCATTCGACGTCGCGATAGCAGCTCCTGACAACGCAGTGATCATCCTGAGTCCCTGCATCGCGGGACTGCTGACGGCCTCGTTGATCAGCGGGCCCTGGTAGGGAGCTGTCTGGAACTCGAAGATGCTCATCGATCCGTCCCACCGGCCCACTGCGAAGTGGTCTGCGTCAAGCCAACGGACCTCCTGCGCCATCTGGTACGTCGTCCCCCGCTGGACGATGGGGAGCGCGGCGCTGAAGGCTGTGGTGGAGTCACCGGCTTCAACGAGTGCGGCTTGCGAGCGAAGCGCCTTGGGCAGCGGCGCGGTACCCGTGGCGGCTGCCCGGCTTCGTGGCGCGGCCTGCGGCTTGGCGGCAGCGAGCGCCGCGGACGGCGCCATCATGCTGACACCGCCAGCGGCGGCGATTCCCGCAGCGCCTTTGAGGAACAAGCGACGGTCAAATTTGGAGGCGGGTGCGGGATTGCGCTCGTGATCGGTATGTGGCGCGCGGTCGTTGATTTTGTTTACCTCCGGGATAGTGGAGCTCATCAAAACGCGCGCCGCTGCCGCCTTACGCGATTTCCAACGCACTCATCAGGGTTGGTTCACACACGTCTGACTTACCTGCCCGCTCGGGGCCCGTTCCACATAGCGCCAAATACGCTAATCGGTAAATATCGCGCCCTATCGCATTGCCGAGGCGACGCCCAGCCAGGCCCGGCGGCCGCCGACAGCAGCTGGTTGGCTCGCCGGGGCGAGGTGGTGACTGACGAGGGCGACGGCAGCGACCGGCAGTGGGACCGGATGTCCGGGCCGGCCGTCACCGGCCGGCCCGGACATCGGCATCAGGGAACCTGAAGGGACGGGACGTCGAACCGGTCCAGCATCATGACCTTGTTCCACGCGGCGACGAAGTCACGCGTGAACTTCTCCTTCGCGTCGTCGCTGGCGTAGACCTCGGCCAGCGAACGCAGCTCGGAGTTAGCGCCGAAGACCAGGTCGACGGCGGTGGCCGTCCACTTGAGGTCACCGCTCACCCGGTCCCGGCCGTCGTAGACGTTCTCCGCGGACTCCGACGCCTTCCACTCGGTGTCGTGCGCGAGCAGGTTGACGAAGAAGTCGTTGGTCAGCGTTCCCGGCCGGTCGGTGAACACGCCGTGGTCGGACTGCCCGAAGTTGGCCTTCAGGGCTCGCATGCCGCCCACCAGCACCGTCATCTCCGGAGCGGTCAGCCTGAGCATGTTGGCCCGGTCCAGCAGCCGGACCTCCGGCGGCAGCTTGTCCCCGGCCCGCAGGTAGTTGCGGAAGCCGTCGGCGGTCGGTTCGAGCACCGAGAACGTCTCCGCGTCGGTCTGCTCCTGCGAGGCGTCGGTGCGCCCCGGCGTGAACGGGACCGTGACGTCCTGACCGGCGTTCTTGGCCGCCTGCTCGACGGCCGCGCAGCCGCCCAGCACGATCAGGTCGGCGAGGGAGATCCTGGTGTTGCCCGACTGCGAGCTGTTGAAGTCCTGCTGGATCTGCTCCAGGGTGGACAGGACCGTGGCGAGCTCGGCCGGCTCGTTGGCCTCCCAGTCCCGCTGCGGCGTAAGCCTGATCCGCGCGCCGTTGGCCCCGCCACGCTTGTCGGTGCCGCGGAAGCTGGCCGCCGACGACCAGGCGGTGGAGACCAACTGGGAGACCGACAGGCCGGAGTCGAGGATCTTGGCCTTCAGCGCCGCGACCTCCGCCTCGCCGACCAGGTCGTGGTCCAGGGCCGGAACCGGGTCCTGCCACAGCTGAGGCTCGGGCACCCACGGGCCCAGGTAGCGGGTCACCGGGCCCATGTCGCGGTGCAGCAGCTTGTACCAGGCCCGGGCGAAGGCGTCGGCGAACTCTTCCGGGTGCTCCAGGAAGCGTCGCGCGATCGGCTCGTAGATCGGGTCGAAGCGCAGCGCGAGGTCCGTGGTCAGCATCGTCGGCGGACGGTTCAGCGAACCGTCCTCGGGGTCTGGCACCGTGTCGGCGCCCGCGCCGCCCTTGGGCTGCCACTGCTTG
It encodes the following:
- a CDS encoding aldo/keto reductase, with protein sequence MTVRLRPMPQRAIAGRQVSAIGLGCMPMSWFYDRGAHNDDEAVAAIVAALDHQVTLFDTADIYGPFTNETLLGRALGRRREEAFIATKAGLVVDGASQYRRDGSPAHIRAACEASLRRLRTDRIDLYQLHRVDPGVPVEDSVGAMAELVQAGKVRAIGLSEVSVDELDRAARIAPIAAVQSEFSLWTRNPVRDGVLSWCQEHDAALLAYSPLGRGYLTGAIRSAADLPADDWRRDNPRFQPEALRANESMLAAVLEVADRLGATAAQVALRWLLGQSHCVIPIPGTRRPARVIENARAAVVDLSEEDAALLDQLPEPLDPRY
- the katG gene encoding catalase/peroxidase HPI: MSDTQDQPASAQGVDDMAAAGCPVAHDSVTATGSESENPAIDSPTPKTGGRPHTNRDWWPNQLDLSVLHAHSSKGNPLGPDFSYAKAFAQLDVEALKRDIVEVLTTSQDWWPADFGHYGGLMIRMSWHAAGTYRIHDGRGGASSGGQRFAPLNSWPDNANLDKARRLLWPVKKKYGQSISWADLLVFAGNCALESMGFKTFGFGFGREDIWEPEEVFWGPEDTWLGDERYGDERELTGPLGAVQMGLIYVNPEGPNGNPDPLAAARDIRETFARMAMNDEETLALIAGGHTFGKAHGAAGAEHVGPEPEAAPLEEQGLGWKNSYGSGKGRDAITSGLEVTWTSTPTRWSNGFFENLFAHEWELTTSPAGAKQWQPKGGAGADTVPDPEDGSLNRPPTMLTTDLALRFDPIYEPIARRFLEHPEEFADAFARAWYKLLHRDMGPVTRYLGPWVPEPQLWQDPVPALDHDLVGEAEVAALKAKILDSGLSVSQLVSTAWSSAASFRGTDKRGGANGARIRLTPQRDWEANEPAELATVLSTLEQIQQDFNSSQSGNTRISLADLIVLGGCAAVEQAAKNAGQDVTVPFTPGRTDASQEQTDAETFSVLEPTADGFRNYLRAGDKLPPEVRLLDRANMLRLTAPEMTVLVGGMRALKANFGQSDHGVFTDRPGTLTNDFFVNLLAHDTEWKASESAENVYDGRDRVSGDLKWTATAVDLVFGANSELRSLAEVYASDDAKEKFTRDFVAAWNKVMMLDRFDVPSLQVP